A genomic segment from Idiomarina piscisalsi encodes:
- the dapA gene encoding 4-hydroxy-tetrahydrodipicolinate synthase, whose amino-acid sequence MLKGSIVALVTPFTKYGNVDYSELEFLVEQHIKAGTDAIVAVGTTGESTTLTHEEHINVVNAVVELSAGRISVIAGNGSNSTSEAVQLTEKMTQAGVDGFLNVTPYYNKPSMAGLMAHFEACADVTDKPQILYNVPGRTCSDMTPDIIEKLAQIPGVVGVKEATGDVSRVAELKKRCGDDFILLSGDDPTSREFMFAGGHGVISVTANIAPEQIKAMVDAAVNGDADTANKIDEQLAPLHEMLFIESNPIPVKWALALMGWCSANYRLPLTPPEEANQAIIEAVLEKANLINTQES is encoded by the coding sequence ATGCTGAAAGGCAGTATCGTTGCACTGGTCACTCCTTTTACCAAATACGGTAATGTGGACTACAGCGAACTTGAGTTTCTGGTAGAACAACATATAAAAGCAGGAACCGACGCTATTGTTGCCGTGGGAACAACAGGCGAGTCAACGACATTAACTCACGAAGAGCATATTAATGTGGTCAATGCGGTGGTGGAGCTGAGCGCTGGGCGTATTAGCGTTATTGCCGGGAACGGCTCTAACTCAACCAGTGAAGCCGTGCAACTGACTGAAAAGATGACTCAAGCCGGCGTTGATGGCTTTTTAAATGTCACTCCTTATTACAATAAGCCTTCTATGGCCGGACTGATGGCGCACTTCGAAGCCTGCGCGGATGTTACTGATAAACCTCAAATTCTTTATAATGTGCCGGGTCGGACCTGCTCGGACATGACGCCGGATATTATCGAAAAGCTGGCACAAATCCCGGGCGTTGTCGGTGTGAAAGAAGCGACCGGTGATGTCAGTCGAGTTGCTGAGCTGAAAAAGCGCTGCGGCGACGACTTTATTTTATTAAGTGGGGACGACCCAACGTCTCGTGAGTTCATGTTTGCAGGGGGCCATGGTGTTATCAGTGTCACCGCCAACATTGCACCTGAACAGATCAAAGCGATGGTCGATGCTGCGGTAAATGGTGATGCCGATACGGCAAATAAAATCGATGAGCAACTTGCTCCCTTGCATGAAATGCTTTTTATTGAGTCGAATCCTATTCCAGTAAAGTGGGCGTTAGCGCTCATGGGATGGTGTAGTGCCAATTATCGTCTCCCGTTAACTCCGCCGGAAGAGGCGAATCAAGCCATTATCGAAGCGGTGTTGGAAAAAGCTAACCTTATAAATACTCAGGAGTCATAA
- the bamC gene encoding outer membrane protein assembly factor BamC, producing the protein MKLSYLALALTAATLAGCSAADRERASGGFDYVNIQPTDTLTLPGDLERPERDSEYAVPQTDVKNAPVGQRVNITAPQQVRPLGLGSRVLETETETRVYFDIVEGMGDSVTEFVEAAVKTVLERRGISYDEQSDGHWLTETMSLQQTVDGEGGFLGFGGEEDKLQERTFRYEIIQETESHKRTTSLRVAIDDFTQRVDGRTVDVAPVVRNNLETELLNVFISEVNRKQQQAVAQMKAEGIDTQLTQSEAGENILLVEDDFEQAWPLVNLALQSMGFEVEDLNRETGTYFVSYSEPDSGFLFIGGDDYEALGIEEGEYEFRLLESGDNTAVRVYQDDTMVSKQWLESIYENFRAAVKQQSKL; encoded by the coding sequence ATGAAATTGTCCTACCTTGCCCTGGCGCTAACCGCAGCAACGCTGGCGGGTTGCTCCGCGGCGGATAGAGAAAGAGCCAGTGGTGGTTTTGATTACGTCAATATTCAACCAACCGATACATTGACGTTGCCTGGTGACCTTGAACGTCCTGAACGAGATTCCGAATACGCTGTCCCTCAAACCGATGTGAAAAATGCGCCGGTTGGTCAGCGTGTCAATATTACAGCTCCTCAGCAAGTGCGTCCGTTAGGCTTAGGCAGTCGTGTGCTCGAAACGGAAACAGAAACACGCGTGTATTTCGATATTGTCGAAGGTATGGGTGATTCTGTGACGGAATTTGTAGAAGCGGCGGTTAAAACTGTACTTGAACGCCGCGGTATTAGCTACGACGAACAGAGTGACGGTCATTGGCTAACAGAAACCATGAGTCTTCAACAAACAGTAGACGGTGAGGGTGGTTTTCTTGGCTTTGGTGGTGAGGAAGATAAACTGCAGGAGCGTACTTTTCGTTACGAAATTATTCAGGAAACTGAATCGCATAAGCGTACAACTTCGCTGCGAGTGGCTATTGATGACTTTACTCAACGTGTCGATGGTCGCACGGTAGACGTTGCGCCTGTTGTCAGAAATAACCTTGAAACGGAACTGCTGAATGTGTTTATTTCTGAAGTGAATCGTAAACAGCAGCAAGCCGTCGCGCAAATGAAGGCCGAAGGCATTGATACGCAGTTGACTCAGTCTGAAGCTGGCGAGAATATCCTGTTGGTTGAAGATGACTTTGAACAAGCATGGCCATTAGTGAACCTGGCGCTACAGAGCATGGGCTTTGAAGTGGAAGATTTAAACCGTGAAACCGGTACTTATTTTGTCAGCTACAGCGAGCCAGACAGTGGTTTCTTATTTATTGGGGGCGACGATTACGAAGCGCTGGGTATTGAAGAAGGCGAATACGAGTTTAGATTGCTTGAGTCTGGAGATAATACTGCTGTACGTGTCTATCAAGATGATACAATGGTCTCTAAGCAATGGCTGGAAAGCATTTACGAAAACTTCCGAGCAGCTGTTAAACAGCAAAGTAAACTGTAA